Proteins encoded together in one Bradyrhizobium sp. PSBB068 window:
- a CDS encoding cation acetate symporter — translation MKKLSWLLAILLASVPTLALAAGTVEGGAKQAINWAAIGMFVGFVGLTLVITYWAAKRTASAADFYSAGGGITGFQNGLAIAGDYMSAASFLGISGLVYTSGYDGLIYSVGWLVGWPIVTFLIAEQLRNLGKFTFADVTSFRLGQTDIRILAACGSLVTVAFYLIAQMVGAGKLIQLLFGLDYWIAVVLVGGLMMVYVTFGGMKATTWVQIIKAVLLLSGATFMAGAVLYKYGFSPEALFAKATQVHPKKLAIMEPGSLISNPLSAISLGLALMFGTAGLPHILMRFFTVKDAQAARKSVFYATGFIGYFYILTFIIGFGAITLVSTDAMFLDGSILEKTKSGIAAIKGGSNMAAIHLANAVGGNLFLGFISAVAFATILAVVSGLALAGASSISHDLYGMVIKGGNANEQDEIRVSKVATLVLGVLAIFLGIVFENQNVAFMVGLAFAIAASCNFPVLVMSIFWKGLTTRGALIGGFLGLISAVVGVVLSPAVWEVTLGFAKGSAPVKLDNPALFSMALAFAGIWLVSTLDRSKRGAIDRSGFDAQYVRSQTGIGAASATTH, via the coding sequence ATGAAAAAGCTCTCCTGGTTGCTGGCAATCCTGCTCGCGAGCGTGCCCACGCTCGCTCTTGCAGCGGGTACCGTCGAGGGCGGCGCCAAGCAGGCGATCAACTGGGCGGCGATCGGCATGTTCGTCGGATTTGTCGGCCTCACGCTCGTCATCACCTATTGGGCCGCAAAGCGGACCGCATCGGCGGCCGACTTCTATTCCGCAGGCGGCGGAATCACCGGCTTTCAGAATGGCCTTGCGATCGCCGGCGACTATATGTCTGCGGCCTCGTTCCTTGGCATCTCGGGCCTCGTCTACACCTCGGGTTACGACGGCCTGATCTACTCGGTCGGCTGGCTGGTGGGATGGCCGATCGTCACCTTCCTGATCGCCGAGCAGCTGCGCAACCTCGGCAAGTTCACCTTTGCCGACGTGACGTCGTTTCGGCTCGGGCAAACCGACATCCGCATCCTGGCGGCATGCGGCTCGCTGGTGACCGTCGCGTTCTATCTGATCGCCCAGATGGTCGGGGCCGGCAAGCTGATCCAGTTGCTGTTCGGCCTCGACTACTGGATCGCAGTCGTCCTGGTCGGCGGCCTGATGATGGTCTACGTGACGTTCGGCGGCATGAAGGCGACGACATGGGTGCAGATCATCAAGGCGGTGCTGCTGCTCTCGGGCGCGACGTTCATGGCCGGAGCCGTCCTCTATAAATACGGCTTCAGCCCGGAAGCGCTGTTCGCCAAGGCAACCCAAGTGCATCCCAAGAAGCTCGCGATCATGGAGCCCGGCAGCCTGATTTCCAATCCGCTGTCGGCAATCTCGCTGGGCCTGGCGCTGATGTTCGGAACGGCAGGGCTGCCTCACATCCTGATGCGCTTCTTCACCGTCAAGGACGCCCAGGCCGCGCGCAAATCGGTGTTCTACGCCACCGGCTTCATCGGCTATTTCTATATCCTGACCTTCATCATCGGCTTCGGCGCGATCACCCTGGTGTCGACCGACGCGATGTTCCTGGACGGGAGCATCCTCGAGAAGACCAAGAGCGGAATCGCGGCAATCAAGGGCGGCTCCAACATGGCGGCGATTCACCTCGCCAACGCCGTCGGCGGCAACCTGTTTCTTGGCTTCATTTCCGCCGTCGCCTTCGCCACCATCCTCGCGGTGGTGTCGGGGTTGGCCCTCGCCGGGGCATCATCCATCAGCCACGACCTCTATGGCATGGTGATCAAGGGCGGCAATGCCAACGAGCAGGATGAGATTCGCGTCTCGAAGGTCGCGACGCTGGTGCTTGGCGTACTGGCGATTTTCCTCGGTATCGTGTTCGAGAACCAGAATGTCGCCTTCATGGTGGGCCTCGCCTTCGCCATTGCGGCATCCTGCAATTTCCCGGTGCTCGTGATGTCGATCTTCTGGAAAGGACTGACGACGCGGGGCGCGCTGATCGGCGGATTCCTGGGCCTGATCAGTGCCGTCGTCGGCGTCGTTCTCTCGCCGGCGGTCTGGGAGGTGACCTTGGGATTCGCCAAGGGATCGGCACCGGTCAAGCTGGACAATCCGGCGCTGTTCTCGATGGCGCTGGCATTTGCCGGCATCTGGCTGGTCTCCACACTGGATCGCAGCAAGCGCGGCGCGATCGACCGTAGCGGCTTCGATGCACAATATGTCCGCAGCCAGACCGGCATCGGAGCAGCCTCGGCGACGACGCACTAG
- a CDS encoding DUF485 domain-containing protein, whose product MSNNLAGIERDPNYQELVRRRSSLGWMLSLMMLIVYFGFILLIAYAPKFLGTPLGSGVTTIGIPIGLSVIVLAFVLTGIYVRRANSSYDGLIRKIIEENR is encoded by the coding sequence GTGAGCAACAATCTCGCAGGGATCGAACGCGATCCGAACTACCAGGAGCTCGTGCGCCGGCGTTCGTCGCTCGGTTGGATGCTGTCGCTGATGATGCTGATCGTCTATTTCGGCTTCATCCTGCTGATCGCCTACGCTCCCAAGTTTCTCGGCACACCGCTCGGCAGCGGCGTGACAACGATCGGCATACCGATCGGACTGTCCGTCATCGTGCTCGCCTTCGTGCTGACCGGCATCTATGTGCGCCGGGCGAACTCCAGCTATGACGGACTCATTCGCAAGATCATCGAGGAGAACCGCTGA
- a CDS encoding carboxymuconolactone decarboxylase family protein — translation MTRFPVHTLDTAPEASKPSLRDAEARFGMIPNLAAAMATSPVLIQSFIGIFDKVHGGSFAEPQIQTVLLTDAVTNRCSWAVALHSVLGLQAGLDPADVEAMRAGRSPADKQLGALSTLARTLIEKRGRLDEQDTETFLAAGFSKELLLEVITIVAASTITNYTGSVTNPPLEAGLQAHAWNG, via the coding sequence ATGACACGTTTTCCTGTCCATACGCTCGATACCGCCCCGGAAGCCTCGAAGCCCTCGCTGCGCGACGCCGAGGCGCGATTTGGCATGATCCCCAACCTTGCGGCGGCGATGGCGACGTCGCCCGTGCTGATCCAGAGCTTCATCGGCATCTTCGACAAGGTCCATGGCGGCAGTTTCGCCGAGCCGCAGATCCAGACCGTGCTGCTCACCGACGCGGTGACCAATCGCTGTAGCTGGGCGGTCGCACTGCATTCCGTGCTCGGCTTGCAGGCCGGTCTCGATCCGGCCGACGTCGAGGCGATGCGGGCCGGACGCTCGCCTGCGGACAAGCAGCTCGGCGCGCTCTCGACGCTGGCACGGACATTGATCGAAAAGCGCGGGCGGCTCGACGAGCAGGACACCGAGACGTTCCTGGCGGCCGGGTTCAGCAAGGAGCTGCTGCTCGAGGTGATCACCATCGTGGCGGCGTCGACCATCACGAACTACACCGGCAGCGTGACCAATCCGCCGCTGGAAGCGGGGTTGCAGGCGCATGCCTGGAACGGCTGA
- a CDS encoding GlxA family transcriptional regulator — MDKANLARHASAMTPKPPHSPPSNRRVIEVLAYPAVQLLDVTGPLQVFASANALTARAGNAEPYDVRVVAKDGPTVEASAGVGIAVHPLPAIGTAVDTLVIPGGDGVNAASSDRILVDWVRKRSADARRTASVCTGAFLLAASGALDGRRAVTHWGFWEELAARFPDVRVESDPIFVRDGTFWTSAGVTSGIDLALALVEDDLGRAAALAVARYLVVFLKRPGGQAQFSEILSLQTADDRFSALHDWISSHLADDLSLPTLANQAGMSERSFSRHYAEATGLTPARAIERLRVEGARHLLSETRLPIKRIAQRCGFGSEETMRRSFLRLLATTPQDYRARFAGQA, encoded by the coding sequence ATGGACAAAGCAAACCTAGCGCGGCACGCTTCGGCGATGACGCCAAAGCCCCCACATTCTCCGCCAAGCAACCGGCGCGTGATCGAAGTGCTGGCCTATCCAGCGGTGCAACTGCTCGACGTCACCGGGCCGTTGCAGGTGTTCGCGTCGGCCAACGCGCTGACGGCCAGGGCAGGCAACGCCGAGCCCTACGACGTCCGCGTCGTTGCCAAGGACGGCCCGACGGTCGAGGCGTCGGCCGGCGTTGGGATCGCGGTGCATCCGTTACCCGCCATCGGTACCGCGGTCGACACGCTGGTGATTCCTGGCGGCGATGGCGTCAACGCCGCATCGTCCGATCGCATCCTGGTGGATTGGGTGCGCAAGCGTAGCGCAGACGCCCGCCGCACCGCATCGGTCTGCACCGGCGCGTTCCTGCTCGCCGCGTCAGGCGCGCTCGACGGCCGTCGCGCCGTGACACATTGGGGATTTTGGGAAGAGCTCGCCGCGCGCTTTCCCGACGTCCGGGTCGAGTCCGATCCGATCTTCGTGCGCGACGGAACGTTCTGGACATCGGCCGGCGTCACGTCGGGCATCGATCTCGCTTTGGCGCTGGTCGAGGATGATCTCGGCCGCGCGGCGGCGCTTGCCGTCGCGCGCTATCTGGTGGTGTTTCTCAAGCGGCCCGGCGGGCAGGCGCAATTCAGCGAGATCCTGTCGCTGCAAACGGCCGACGACAGGTTCAGCGCGCTGCATGACTGGATCAGCAGCCATCTGGCCGACGATCTCTCGCTTCCCACATTGGCGAACCAGGCCGGCATGAGCGAGCGCAGCTTCAGCCGGCACTATGCCGAGGCGACTGGGTTGACGCCGGCGCGCGCGATCGAGCGCCTGAGGGTCGAGGGTGCCCGGCACCTGCTCTCGGAGACGCGGCTGCCGATCAAGCGGATCGCCCAACGCTGCGGCTTCGGCTCCGAGGAGACCATGCGCCGCAGCTTCCTGCGATTGCTGGCCACCACGCCGCAGGACTACCGCGCGAGGTTTGCGGGCCAGGCATGA
- a CDS encoding DJ-1/PfpI family protein, producing the protein MIAHDVHLRIGSLLFEGVDQIDLTGPFEVLSRIPNSTYRIYAKTMEPVRDLKGLRLTPDATLAEAPPLDVLHVPGGFGQEALMEDAEVLGWIRQQAAGACRIFSVCTGALLCGAAGLLKGRRATTHWASLHLLPYFGATPVNERVVIDGSFVFAAGVTAGIDGALRLAAELRGDDAARAIQLYMAYAPEPPFDSGTPETAPPEILQRTREATHAITAQREETARRAAARLGVIVPESERAG; encoded by the coding sequence ATGATTGCCCATGATGTCCACCTGCGGATCGGATCGCTGCTGTTCGAAGGCGTCGACCAGATCGACTTGACCGGTCCTTTCGAAGTGCTGTCACGGATTCCGAATTCGACCTACCGCATCTACGCCAAGACCATGGAACCGGTGCGCGACCTCAAGGGTTTGCGCCTGACGCCGGATGCGACGCTGGCCGAGGCGCCGCCGCTCGATGTGCTGCATGTGCCGGGCGGCTTCGGTCAGGAAGCCCTGATGGAGGATGCGGAGGTACTCGGCTGGATCCGCCAGCAGGCGGCGGGGGCTTGCCGTATTTTTTCGGTCTGCACCGGTGCATTGCTGTGCGGCGCGGCGGGCCTGTTGAAGGGACGCAGGGCGACGACGCATTGGGCGTCGCTGCATCTGCTGCCGTACTTCGGGGCCACTCCGGTCAACGAGCGCGTCGTGATCGATGGAAGCTTTGTGTTCGCCGCCGGGGTCACTGCAGGCATCGATGGCGCGTTGCGGCTCGCGGCCGAACTGCGCGGCGACGACGCGGCGCGGGCGATCCAGCTCTACATGGCCTATGCGCCGGAACCGCCGTTCGACAGTGGCACGCCGGAGACGGCACCACCCGAGATCCTGCAGCGGACGCGCGAGGCGACACACGCGATCACGGCGCAACGGGAAGAGACCGCGCGCCGCGCGGCCGCCCGGTTGGGCGTGATCGTGCCGGAGTCCGAGCGCGCGGGCTAG
- a CDS encoding amidohydrolase yields MAATRIDCDIHPAVGGTRTTLLPYLSDHWKEQVVSRAIDGLDLNSYPPSMPLSGRADWRPADGSKPGSDLAMVQRGAFDQLGASHAICNVVYGAQAVFDSYMAADFCKAINDWIAAEWLARDSRLRASIVVPIQAPDLAVEEIERRAGDNRFVSVLVPSQGEMLLGRRHYWPIYQAAEKYRLPIAIHAGSAYRGAPSSIGWPSYRYEYYLAEAQAFQAQTLSLIYEGVFGKYPGLTVVLMESGVSWLPAFMWRANKTWRGVRVEVPWVEREPAAIIREHFRVTMQPFDAPLDATGVADIIDQIGSDKMFLFASDYPHWQFDGDDPVPPHLPKSLVQRMCEDNPLETFPRLKLDA; encoded by the coding sequence ATGGCGGCCACGCGCATCGATTGCGACATCCATCCCGCGGTGGGGGGAACGCGCACCACGCTGCTGCCCTATCTGAGCGATCACTGGAAGGAACAGGTGGTCAGCCGCGCCATCGACGGGCTCGACCTCAATTCCTATCCGCCGTCGATGCCGCTGTCGGGCCGTGCCGATTGGCGGCCGGCCGACGGCAGCAAGCCCGGCAGCGATCTTGCCATGGTGCAGCGCGGCGCGTTCGACCAGCTCGGCGCCAGCCACGCGATCTGCAACGTCGTCTATGGCGCGCAGGCGGTGTTCGATTCCTATATGGCGGCGGACTTCTGCAAGGCGATCAACGACTGGATCGCGGCGGAGTGGCTTGCCAGGGACTCGCGGCTGCGCGCCTCGATCGTGGTGCCGATCCAGGCACCGGATCTTGCGGTCGAGGAGATCGAGCGCCGCGCCGGCGATAACCGATTTGTCTCCGTGCTCGTGCCGTCGCAGGGCGAGATGCTGCTCGGGCGGCGGCATTACTGGCCGATCTATCAGGCCGCGGAGAAATACAGGCTGCCGATCGCGATCCACGCCGGCAGCGCCTATCGCGGTGCGCCGAGCTCGATCGGCTGGCCGTCCTATCGCTACGAATATTATCTCGCCGAGGCGCAGGCGTTCCAGGCGCAGACGCTGAGCCTGATCTATGAGGGCGTGTTCGGGAAGTACCCCGGATTGACCGTGGTGCTGATGGAGTCGGGCGTCAGCTGGCTGCCCGCCTTCATGTGGCGCGCCAACAAGACCTGGCGCGGCGTGCGCGTCGAGGTGCCATGGGTCGAGCGCGAGCCGGCCGCGATCATCCGCGAGCATTTCCGGGTCACCATGCAGCCGTTCGACGCGCCGCTGGATGCGACGGGTGTTGCCGACATCATCGACCAGATCGGCTCCGACAAGATGTTCCTGTTCGCATCCGACTATCCGCATTGGCAGTTCGACGGCGACGATCCGGTCCCGCCGCATCTGCCCAAGAGCCTCGTCCAGCGGATGTGCGAAGACAATCCGCTGGAAACCTTTCCGCGTCTGAAGCTCGACGCCTGA
- a CDS encoding amidohydrolase, producing MSDVIDRPMLDQETTAATRLKIIDCDIHPSIHSHSDLNEFLPKRWQQHLKEYGSHLRTPYIGTTPYPRSSPLIARRDAWPPTGGVPGSDLDFMRKQHLDPFDVEFGILQVLDLFIFSQQNLEFGAAIQRAINDWQLAFWAHRDPRLKASILVGQDGSDLGLAEIERCAKSGEYIQINVSPRANEPLGRRRYWPIYERAQALDLPLGIHVGGYGGHAPTGGGWPSYYCEEHQSNAHTVASNLTSLVLEGVPERFPKLKIVFIEGGFGWIPATMWRMDQHFERFRSEVPHLKRRPSEYVKESFWFTTQPIDEPDEAKHLRQLIEWVGIDRLLFSSDYPHWDYDDARYAFKTPLTDAERRKIFNSNARAVYKF from the coding sequence ATGAGTGACGTCATCGACCGCCCGATGCTCGACCAGGAAACGACCGCTGCGACACGGCTGAAGATCATCGATTGCGACATCCATCCGAGCATCCATTCGCATAGCGACCTCAACGAGTTCCTGCCGAAGCGCTGGCAGCAGCATCTCAAGGAATACGGCAGCCATTTGCGTACGCCCTATATCGGCACCACGCCGTATCCGCGCTCCTCGCCGCTGATCGCGCGGCGCGATGCCTGGCCGCCGACCGGCGGCGTGCCCGGCTCCGATCTCGATTTCATGCGCAAGCAGCACCTCGATCCGTTTGATGTCGAGTTCGGCATTTTGCAGGTGCTCGATCTCTTCATCTTCTCGCAGCAGAACCTGGAGTTCGGCGCCGCGATCCAGCGCGCCATCAACGACTGGCAGCTGGCGTTCTGGGCGCATCGCGATCCCAGGCTGAAGGCATCGATCCTGGTCGGGCAGGACGGCTCCGACCTCGGTCTTGCCGAGATCGAGCGCTGCGCCAAATCAGGCGAATACATCCAGATCAACGTCTCGCCGCGCGCCAACGAGCCGCTCGGCCGCCGCCGCTACTGGCCGATCTACGAGCGCGCGCAGGCGCTCGATCTGCCGCTCGGCATCCATGTCGGCGGCTATGGCGGGCACGCGCCGACCGGCGGCGGCTGGCCGTCCTATTACTGCGAAGAGCACCAGTCCAACGCGCACACCGTGGCCTCGAACCTCACGAGCCTGGTGCTGGAAGGCGTTCCCGAGCGCTTCCCGAAATTGAAGATCGTGTTCATCGAGGGCGGCTTCGGCTGGATCCCCGCGACGATGTGGCGGATGGACCAGCACTTCGAACGCTTCCGCAGCGAGGTGCCGCATCTGAAGCGCAGGCCGAGCGAATATGTGAAGGAGAGCTTCTGGTTCACGACCCAGCCGATCGACGAGCCCGATGAAGCCAAGCACCTGCGTCAGCTGATCGAGTGGGTCGGCATCGACCGTCTGCTGTTCTCGTCGGACTATCCGCACTGGGACTATGACGACGCCCGCTACGCCTTCAAGACGCCGCTGACGGACGCCGAACGGCGCAAGATCTTCAACAGCAACGCGCGTGCGGTTTACAAATTCTAG
- a CDS encoding Rieske (2Fe-2S) protein: MTRHIVARTSEIPAGGNKVFGIEGRDIVVFHVNGEFFALLNRCPHEGAPLEKAACVARLTSPEPGIYQRDRVGEMLRCPWHGWEFDIRNGQSWFDPKRFRIRSYPVAVESGAELQKGPYVAETFPVHIEDNYVIVEV; encoded by the coding sequence ATGACCCGTCACATCGTCGCGCGCACCAGCGAAATACCTGCCGGCGGCAACAAGGTGTTCGGCATCGAGGGCCGCGACATCGTCGTGTTCCACGTCAACGGCGAGTTCTTCGCGCTGCTCAACCGCTGCCCGCATGAAGGCGCGCCGCTGGAGAAGGCCGCCTGCGTCGCGCGCCTGACCTCGCCGGAGCCCGGCATCTATCAGCGCGACCGTGTCGGCGAGATGCTGCGCTGTCCGTGGCACGGCTGGGAGTTCGACATCCGCAACGGCCAATCCTGGTTCGACCCGAAGCGGTTCAGGATCCGCTCCTATCCGGTCGCGGTCGAAAGCGGCGCGGAGTTGCAGAAGGGCCCTTACGTCGCCGAGACGTTTCCGGTGCACATCGAGGACAATTACGTGATCGTCGAGGTTTGA
- a CDS encoding glutathione S-transferase family protein, with amino-acid sequence MKLYHFALSGHAHRARLFISLLGIPHELVEVDLGSGAHKTAEFLALNPFGQVPVLDDDGTIIADSNAILVYLATKFGRTDWLPQDAKGAATVQRWLSVAAGDLAFGAAAARLITVFGAKFNPDDVIARAHVMLKRLEAHLADRDWLVGAQPTIADVALYSYLSSAPEGNVDLSAYPHVNAFLRRIEALPGFVPFAKTRVGLSKAA; translated from the coding sequence ATGAAGCTCTATCACTTCGCGCTCTCCGGTCACGCACATCGCGCCCGCCTGTTCATCTCCCTGCTCGGAATTCCGCATGAGTTGGTCGAGGTCGACCTCGGGTCCGGAGCACACAAGACGGCGGAATTCCTGGCGCTCAATCCGTTCGGCCAGGTGCCGGTGCTTGACGACGACGGCACGATCATCGCGGATTCCAACGCGATCCTGGTCTACCTCGCGACCAAGTTCGGCCGCACCGACTGGCTGCCCCAGGATGCGAAGGGCGCCGCGACGGTGCAGCGCTGGCTCTCGGTCGCCGCCGGCGATCTCGCCTTTGGTGCCGCCGCGGCGCGGCTCATCACCGTGTTCGGCGCGAAGTTCAATCCGGACGACGTGATCGCGCGCGCCCATGTGATGCTGAAGCGGCTCGAGGCTCATCTCGCCGATCGCGACTGGCTGGTTGGCGCGCAGCCGACCATCGCCGACGTCGCACTCTACAGCTATTTGTCGAGCGCGCCGGAAGGCAATGTCGATCTCTCCGCCTATCCGCACGTCAACGCGTTCCTGCGCCGGATCGAGGCGCTGCCGGGCTTCGTGCCCTTTGCCAAGACCCGCGTCGGTCTGTCCAAAGCTGCGTGA
- a CDS encoding pyridoxamine 5'-phosphate oxidase family protein: MSDRRTMSKLAAWHAGEKAIQQRVGVAEKMEAVGQRAVRDYMPDQHRDFFAQIPFIVVGSVDRSGDAWASLLAGRPGFIASPTSRSLEIAARPDPSDPVSEGMRESDAVALLGIELHTRRRNRANGLLRASSGQALSFELDQSFGNCPQYIQLRDFAFVREPDQPFTGEIETNTALDQAARDMIQAADTFFVASYAEREDRRQVDVSHRGGRAGFVRVAADGTLTIPDFAGNLFFNTLGNILVNGKAGLAFVDFETGDMLQLTGDAEVILDSPEIAAFQGAERLWSFRARRVVRRRGALPLRWAFRAEGWSPNALMTGDWAQAADRIRAAELATQWRPFKVARIVDESRSIRSFHLQPDDGAGRLPHRAGQHLPIRIALPNADKPTIRTYTLSVAPSDGMYRISVKRDGVVSQHLHDAIRVGDIIEARAPAGGFTIDAREKRPAVLLAGGVGITPLLAMLRHVVYEGLRTRGIRPIFLFQAAHAKAERAFGDELQQLAAAAGGAVRIIRVLSDVDGAEQGTDYDAAGRIDMALLSRVLPFNDYDFYLCGPPQFTQSLYEALRDYNIADRRIHAEAFGPSSLARTPDVAAPVSPRRPAATAPVPVAFTASLKEARWTPESGTLLELAEARGLSPAFSCREGNCGTCRTKLLAGAVTYQKQPTAAVADDEVLICCAVPAKPEAEGEERIQLDL; this comes from the coding sequence ATGAGCGACAGGCGAACCATGAGCAAGCTCGCGGCCTGGCATGCCGGCGAGAAGGCGATCCAGCAGCGGGTCGGCGTCGCCGAGAAGATGGAGGCGGTCGGCCAGCGCGCGGTGCGCGATTACATGCCCGACCAGCATCGCGATTTCTTTGCGCAGATTCCTTTCATCGTGGTCGGCAGCGTGGACCGGAGCGGCGACGCGTGGGCCTCCTTGCTGGCCGGCCGGCCCGGCTTCATCGCCTCGCCGACATCGCGCAGCCTCGAGATCGCTGCACGGCCTGATCCAAGCGATCCCGTCAGTGAAGGCATGCGCGAGAGCGATGCCGTCGCGTTGCTGGGCATCGAGCTGCACACGCGGCGGCGCAACCGCGCCAACGGGCTGCTCCGTGCATCGTCCGGCCAGGCGCTGAGCTTCGAACTCGATCAGAGCTTCGGCAACTGCCCGCAATACATCCAGCTCCGCGATTTCGCTTTCGTGCGCGAGCCGGATCAGCCGTTCACCGGCGAAATCGAGACGAACACGGCGCTCGATCAGGCCGCGCGCGACATGATCCAGGCGGCAGATACGTTCTTCGTGGCGTCCTATGCCGAGCGCGAGGACCGTCGCCAGGTCGACGTCTCGCATCGCGGCGGCAGAGCAGGCTTCGTTCGCGTCGCCGCCGACGGCACGCTCACCATTCCGGATTTCGCCGGAAACCTGTTCTTCAACACGCTCGGCAACATCCTCGTCAACGGCAAGGCTGGACTGGCCTTCGTCGATTTCGAAACCGGCGACATGCTGCAACTGACCGGCGATGCCGAAGTGATCCTGGATTCGCCCGAGATCGCGGCGTTCCAGGGTGCCGAACGGCTGTGGAGTTTTCGGGCCCGCCGTGTGGTGCGCAGGCGCGGCGCGTTGCCGCTGCGCTGGGCGTTCCGCGCCGAAGGCTGGTCGCCGAATGCATTGATGACCGGCGACTGGGCGCAGGCCGCAGATCGCATCCGCGCAGCCGAGCTTGCGACGCAGTGGCGTCCCTTCAAGGTCGCCAGAATCGTCGACGAGAGCCGCTCGATCCGCTCGTTTCATCTGCAGCCGGACGACGGCGCGGGGCGGCTGCCGCACCGGGCGGGACAGCATTTGCCGATCCGCATCGCGCTCCCCAACGCCGACAAGCCGACCATCCGCACCTATACATTGTCGGTCGCGCCGTCGGACGGCATGTACCGCATCAGCGTGAAGCGTGACGGCGTTGTGTCGCAGCATCTGCACGACGCCATCCGTGTCGGCGACATCATCGAGGCGCGCGCGCCGGCCGGTGGTTTCACGATCGATGCGCGCGAGAAGCGGCCGGCGGTGCTGCTCGCCGGCGGCGTCGGCATCACGCCGCTGCTCGCGATGCTGCGCCACGTGGTCTATGAGGGGCTGCGCACCCGCGGCATCCGGCCGATCTTCCTGTTCCAGGCCGCGCATGCCAAGGCGGAACGTGCGTTCGGCGACGAATTGCAGCAACTGGCTGCGGCCGCCGGCGGCGCGGTCCGGATCATCCGCGTGCTCAGCGACGTCGATGGCGCCGAACAAGGCACGGATTACGACGCCGCGGGGCGGATCGACATGGCGCTGCTGTCGCGTGTCCTGCCGTTCAACGACTACGATTTCTATCTGTGCGGGCCGCCGCAGTTCACCCAATCGCTCTATGAAGCCCTGCGCGACTACAACATTGCCGATCGCCGGATTCACGCCGAGGCATTCGGGCCATCCTCGCTGGCCAGGACGCCGGACGTGGCCGCGCCGGTGTCGCCGCGCCGGCCGGCCGCGACCGCGCCGGTCCCGGTCGCCTTCACCGCATCGCTGAAGGAAGCGCGCTGGACGCCGGAATCCGGAACGCTGCTCGAACTGGCGGAAGCACGCGGCCTCAGTCCTGCCTTCAGTTGCCGGGAAGGCAATTGCGGAACATGCCGGACGAAACTGCTGGCGGGTGCCGTGACCTATCAGAAGCAGCCGACCGCCGCGGTGGCCGATGACGAGGTGCTGATCTGCTGCGCCGTGCCGGCGAAGCCGGAAGCGGAAGGCGAGGAGCGGATCCAGCTCGATCTCTGA
- a CDS encoding TetR/AcrR family transcriptional regulator: MARPRSFDPDDVLEIARQVFWQKGFQATSLDEITAASGIAKPSLYAAFGDKHALFLRVLDRYHDGILGWAERVLAQPGPAREAIRQWLTGFIPYCSGEKGQRGCLSINSATDGSLDQAALRKSIERYNRRLEELLRTRLRADRAQFKKGFDPDVTAHTVMVVHAGLMALAHQTPDSKQVKAVIDQVLGLLA; encoded by the coding sequence ATGGCAAGGCCGCGCAGTTTCGATCCGGACGACGTCCTGGAGATCGCCCGCCAGGTATTCTGGCAGAAGGGGTTTCAGGCGACCTCGCTCGACGAGATCACGGCGGCGAGCGGGATCGCGAAGCCGAGCCTTTATGCAGCGTTCGGCGACAAGCACGCGCTGTTCCTGCGGGTGCTGGACCGCTATCACGACGGCATCCTCGGCTGGGCCGAGCGCGTGCTGGCGCAGCCGGGGCCGGCCCGGGAGGCGATCAGGCAGTGGCTGACCGGCTTCATCCCGTATTGCTCGGGCGAGAAGGGGCAGCGCGGCTGCCTGTCGATCAATTCGGCGACCGACGGCTCGCTCGATCAGGCCGCGCTCCGCAAGAGCATCGAGCGCTACAACCGGCGGCTCGAGGAGCTGTTGCGCACGCGGCTGCGCGCCGACCGCGCCCAGTTCAAGAAGGGCTTCGATCCCGACGTCACCGCGCACACGGTCATGGTGGTGCATGCCGGACTGATGGCGCTCGCGCACCAGACGCCGGATTCGAAGCAGGTGAAGGCCGTGATCGACCAGGTGCTGGGCCTGCTCGCCTGA